A single genomic interval of Arthrobacter sp. NicSoilB8 harbors:
- a CDS encoding helix-turn-helix domain-containing protein, translated as MTTTPAREPAGPAPAYDPPWLALPREVSDMLRPRMPGIVEAIIDAVPQLVPAYARPIEGRFGRGLRRGVAAALDRFLQLPGTRLPALSEESRELVAGLGSGEFRQGRSMDALLSAYRMGARVTFREMSKVSVEHHLGQAVVVDLGESILAYIDELSAVSAEAYAFEQSERAGAVDRRRTELLDLLLLGQADEAALRQTAAMADWSLPQRMAVVTLPLDRAAGLRLRLGPGALVIERETDVVALVPARKSKSAREDLDRALKGRGASVGPAGGWERVPDSLRLAVLAAAALPPREGPDDPPIWADEHLAQVILGAEPSAITELANRRLAPLEGLRPAQRERLAETLLSWLRHWGQRAPVAAELGIHPQTVGYRAAQLRELFGDALEDPTARFELELALHAGRR; from the coding sequence ATGACCACTACCCCCGCCCGGGAGCCCGCCGGCCCCGCCCCCGCCTACGACCCTCCCTGGCTCGCCCTGCCGCGGGAGGTCAGCGACATGCTGCGTCCCAGGATGCCCGGCATTGTCGAGGCCATCATCGATGCCGTCCCGCAACTCGTTCCGGCGTACGCCAGGCCGATTGAGGGCCGGTTCGGCCGGGGCCTGCGAAGGGGCGTGGCCGCGGCCCTGGACCGTTTCCTGCAACTGCCCGGGACCCGGCTGCCGGCGTTGTCCGAGGAAAGCCGGGAACTCGTGGCCGGGCTGGGCAGCGGCGAGTTCCGGCAGGGCCGGAGCATGGACGCCCTGCTGAGCGCCTACCGGATGGGCGCCCGCGTGACATTCCGGGAAATGTCCAAGGTCTCGGTGGAACACCATCTGGGCCAGGCCGTCGTGGTGGATCTCGGCGAATCGATCCTCGCGTACATCGACGAGCTATCGGCAGTCAGCGCCGAGGCCTACGCCTTTGAACAGTCCGAACGCGCGGGCGCGGTGGACCGCCGGCGCACAGAGCTGCTGGACCTGCTCCTGCTCGGCCAGGCCGACGAGGCGGCCCTGCGCCAGACGGCGGCGATGGCGGACTGGTCCCTGCCGCAGCGCATGGCGGTGGTGACGCTTCCGCTGGACCGGGCTGCCGGGCTGCGGCTGCGCCTTGGGCCCGGAGCCCTGGTGATAGAGCGAGAGACCGACGTCGTTGCCCTGGTCCCGGCGCGGAAGTCCAAGTCCGCCCGGGAGGACCTGGACCGCGCCCTGAAAGGGCGCGGCGCCTCCGTGGGACCGGCCGGCGGCTGGGAAAGGGTTCCGGATTCGCTGCGGCTCGCCGTGCTGGCTGCCGCTGCCCTGCCTCCGCGCGAAGGGCCGGACGATCCTCCGATCTGGGCCGACGAGCACCTGGCCCAGGTGATTCTCGGAGCGGAGCCCTCGGCCATCACCGAGCTCGCCAACCGCCGGCTTGCTCCGCTGGAAGGGCTCCGTCCCGCGCAGCGGGAGCGGCTCGCGGAAACCCTGCTCTCCTGGCTGCGGCACTGGGGCCAGCGGGCCCCGGTGGCCGCCGAGCTCGGGATCCACCCGCAGACCGTGGGTTACCGGGCCGCGCAGTTGCGCGAACTCTTCGGCGACGCCCTCGAGGACCCGACGGCGCGCTTCGAACTTGAACTGGCCCTGCACGCCGGCCGGCGGTGA
- a CDS encoding ferredoxin reductase, translated as MIRLRKLARAASLLTTPLAPEDILSLFNPVFSARQLRGVVTRVVPETADSATIFFRPGRGWQAHLAGQWARIGVELDGVRHWRSYSLSAPAGQDPAITVTDMGAVSGALVRDTKPGDVLFLAPPQGDFVLPEHPRPLLMLTAGSGITPVMSMIRTLVPHRPDSDVVLIHTARTAADAIFREELAELSDQFPNFRVTHWFTGERGRLDFTSAADLDRLCPDWRERAAYACGPEEFLNDTEALWEAEAVDAPPAAADKPGTLTIERFTTSLAAGAGHDGGLVTFEASDREVEADGDTPLLDVGEDAGVLMPSGCRMGICHSCLIPLRAGHVRDLRTGEVHGEPGQLIQTCVSAAAGPVNLDL; from the coding sequence ATGATCCGGCTCCGTAAGCTGGCGCGCGCCGCATCTCTACTGACCACCCCCCTAGCTCCAGAAGACATTCTGTCGCTGTTCAATCCCGTGTTCTCCGCCCGCCAACTGCGCGGCGTGGTCACCCGGGTGGTTCCAGAAACGGCCGATTCCGCCACCATTTTCTTCCGTCCCGGCCGCGGCTGGCAAGCGCATCTTGCCGGCCAGTGGGCCCGCATCGGCGTCGAGCTCGACGGCGTCCGCCACTGGCGGTCCTATTCGCTCAGTGCCCCCGCCGGGCAGGACCCGGCAATCACGGTTACCGACATGGGCGCCGTCTCCGGGGCCCTCGTGCGCGACACCAAGCCGGGCGACGTCCTGTTCCTCGCGCCTCCGCAGGGCGACTTCGTCCTGCCTGAGCACCCCCGGCCGCTGCTCATGCTCACGGCGGGCAGCGGCATCACCCCGGTGATGTCGATGATCCGCACCCTCGTGCCGCACCGGCCCGACTCCGACGTCGTCCTCATCCACACCGCCCGCACCGCCGCGGACGCCATCTTCCGTGAGGAACTCGCCGAGCTCTCCGACCAGTTCCCCAACTTCCGCGTCACGCACTGGTTCACCGGAGAGCGCGGGCGGCTGGACTTCACCTCTGCCGCGGACCTGGACCGGCTTTGCCCGGACTGGCGCGAGCGCGCCGCCTACGCGTGCGGCCCGGAAGAATTCCTCAACGACACCGAGGCGCTGTGGGAAGCCGAAGCCGTGGACGCCCCGCCGGCCGCGGCGGACAAGCCCGGCACCTTGACCATCGAACGCTTCACCACCAGCCTCGCCGCCGGGGCCGGGCACGACGGCGGACTGGTCACCTTTGAGGCCTCCGACCGCGAGGTCGAGGCCGACGGCGACACCCCGCTGCTCGATGTCGGCGAGGACGCCGGGGTCCTGATGCCCAGCGGCTGCCGCATGGGGATCTGCCACAGCTGCCTCATCCCGCTGCGCGCAGGCCACGTCCGTGACCTTCGCACCGGTGAGGTGCACGGCGAGCCGGGCCAACTAATCCAGACGTGCGTGTCGGCAGCCGCCGGCCCCGTTAACCTCGACCTCTGA
- a CDS encoding acyl-CoA desaturase gives MTIVSNKPDLSGDDTPVADGLTDGLTDGLTDGSANGAAAKAGTAAKRRPGALAETGSPLLRPPAAAHLSDEQVAELGRELDAIRDDILGKRGASDAAYIRRMIKIQRGLELSGRALLLMGRKKPAWIAGTTLLSFAKILENMELGHNILHGQWDWMRDPDIHSTTWEWDFVTPARSWQHTHNDLHHRWTNVVGKDNDIGYNLLRMDPEQEWTPFNLGNPLYNALLAPIFEWGIAIYDLELVDYKEGRKSKEALTKDLKALGRKALKQFTKDYAATPAVAMLTGSGKQALYGTLTANAVRNVWAHAVIFCGHFPEGTDTFTEEMVEGETRGDWYVRQMIGSANISGSKFMHLMTGNLSHQIEHHLFPDLPSNRYAEVAPKVQEICKRYGLPYTTGPLLKQVGSTWAKIFRLALPPKKA, from the coding sequence ATGACGATTGTTTCCAACAAGCCGGATCTGTCCGGAGACGACACCCCCGTCGCAGACGGATTAACCGACGGACTAACAGACGGACTAACGGACGGTTCAGCCAACGGCGCCGCCGCTAAGGCAGGCACGGCCGCGAAGAGGCGGCCCGGTGCCCTCGCCGAAACCGGCAGCCCGCTGTTGCGCCCGCCCGCGGCCGCGCACCTCTCCGACGAGCAGGTTGCGGAGCTGGGACGCGAACTCGACGCCATCCGCGACGACATCCTCGGCAAGCGCGGCGCGTCCGACGCCGCCTACATCCGGCGGATGATCAAGATCCAGCGCGGCCTGGAGCTCTCGGGCCGTGCACTGCTCCTGATGGGCCGCAAGAAGCCCGCCTGGATCGCCGGCACCACGCTGCTGAGCTTCGCCAAGATCCTCGAAAACATGGAACTTGGGCACAACATCCTGCACGGCCAGTGGGACTGGATGCGGGACCCGGACATCCACTCCACCACGTGGGAATGGGACTTCGTCACCCCCGCGCGCTCCTGGCAGCACACCCACAACGACCTCCACCACCGCTGGACAAATGTGGTCGGCAAGGACAACGACATCGGATACAACCTGCTGCGGATGGATCCGGAGCAGGAATGGACGCCGTTCAACCTGGGCAACCCGCTCTACAACGCGCTGCTGGCACCGATCTTCGAGTGGGGCATCGCGATCTACGACCTCGAACTCGTGGACTACAAGGAGGGCAGGAAGTCCAAGGAAGCGCTCACCAAGGACCTGAAGGCCCTCGGCCGCAAGGCCCTGAAGCAGTTCACCAAGGACTACGCCGCCACGCCCGCCGTCGCCATGCTGACCGGGTCCGGCAAGCAGGCCCTCTACGGCACCCTGACCGCCAACGCCGTCCGCAATGTGTGGGCGCACGCGGTGATCTTCTGTGGCCACTTCCCCGAAGGCACTGACACTTTCACCGAGGAAATGGTGGAGGGCGAGACCCGCGGCGACTGGTACGTGCGGCAGATGATCGGCTCGGCCAACATCTCCGGCTCCAAGTTCATGCACCTCATGACCGGCAACCTCTCGCACCAGATTGAACACCACCTGTTCCCGGACCTGCCGTCGAACCGCTACGCCGAGGTGGCGCCGAAGGTGCAGGAGATCTGCAAGCGCTACGGACTGCCGTACACCACGGGTCCGCTGCTGAAGCAGGTCGGCTCCACGTGGGCCAAGATCTTCAGGCTGGCCCTGCCGCCCAAGAAGGCCTAG
- a CDS encoding methyltransferase domain-containing protein, giving the protein MPRTNRHDTSFGSSYARAGPRMDARGATEHRRRLVEAAYGVVVEIGAGYGATFPHYPAAVTGVLALEPDPTLRGLALAAARTAPVPVTVEEGVAESVPTADASVDVVVSSLVLCSVADQSVALAEVLRVLRPGGLLLFYEHVRSAHRVFAAAEDLVTPLWSRMAGGCHPNRDTVAMIAGAGLTVRAMERFGFSVLPGNPRLAHVLGVASKS; this is encoded by the coding sequence ATGCCGCGAACCAACCGCCACGACACGTCGTTCGGAAGTTCCTATGCCCGCGCGGGTCCTCGGATGGATGCCCGCGGCGCAACGGAGCACCGCCGGCGCCTCGTCGAAGCGGCATACGGCGTCGTCGTCGAAATCGGGGCGGGCTACGGGGCCACCTTCCCGCACTACCCTGCCGCGGTGACGGGAGTGCTGGCCCTCGAACCGGACCCCACGCTCCGGGGGCTGGCACTGGCCGCCGCGCGCACGGCGCCGGTGCCTGTCACCGTGGAAGAGGGAGTGGCGGAATCGGTGCCGACGGCGGACGCCTCGGTCGACGTCGTCGTCTCCAGCTTGGTGCTGTGCAGCGTGGCTGACCAGTCTGTCGCCCTGGCGGAAGTGCTCCGGGTCCTGCGGCCCGGCGGCTTGCTGCTGTTCTATGAACACGTCCGCTCGGCGCACCGCGTGTTCGCCGCCGCCGAAGATCTGGTCACGCCGCTGTGGAGCCGGATGGCGGGCGGGTGCCACCCGAACCGCGACACCGTCGCCATGATTGCCGGGGCAGGCCTCACCGTGCGGGCCATGGAGCGCTTCGGATTTTCGGTTCTCCCCGGCAACCCGCGGCTGGCCCACGTCCTGGGCGTGGCGAGCAAGTCCTGA
- a CDS encoding copper-translocating P-type ATPase, with protein MEHRHSSPAVDRHNGHHSPHAAPHGSHPAHPAAPAAAVSARDDHMVHSHGQHAGHSVAMFRDRFWLTLAMAVPVLLFSPMFADLLGYEPPAFPGSAWIPPVFGTAIYVYGGRPFLTGGLNELRTRKPGMMLLIAMAISVAFVASWVTSLGLGGFNLDFWWELALLVPIMLLGHWIEMRALGSAQGALDALAALLPDEAERVTDAGMETVSVSELRAGDTILVRPGGRMPADGTVSDGHAEFDESMITGESKTVLRTPGDPVVAGTIATDNSVRVRVSAIGEDTALAGIQRLVAEAQASSSRAQALADRAAAFLFYFAAGTGVLTFIFWTLMGSVTDAVTRTVTVLVIACPHALGLAIPLVIAISTERAARAGVLIKNRMALERMRTIDVVLFDKTGTLTRGEPELRAVAAAAGTSMATEAGQDSGQNTVLGLAAAVEADSEHPVARSIVAAARGRGLEIPTAEGFTSLTGRGVRATIDGRTVQVGGPALLRELGLQEPQALAVATGAWLERGAAVLHVVDSGTVVGAVSLEDAVRPESRQAVSALQARGIKVAMITGDARQVARAVAEELKIDEVFAEVLPADKDKKVAELQRRGLKVAMVGDGVNDSPALARAEVGIAIGGGTDVAVESAGVVLAGNDPRAVLSMLDLSKASYRKMWQNLVWATGYNVISVPLAAGVLAFAGIVLSPAAGAVMMSASTIVVALNAQLLRRLKLNPAAVS; from the coding sequence ATGGAACACCGGCACAGCAGCCCGGCCGTCGACCGGCACAACGGCCACCACAGCCCGCACGCGGCGCCGCACGGCAGCCATCCCGCGCACCCGGCCGCCCCCGCGGCCGCAGTTTCGGCGAGAGATGACCACATGGTGCACAGCCACGGCCAGCATGCCGGGCACAGCGTCGCAATGTTCAGGGACAGGTTCTGGCTGACGCTGGCGATGGCCGTGCCGGTGCTCCTCTTCAGCCCCATGTTCGCGGATCTCCTGGGCTACGAGCCTCCCGCCTTTCCCGGCTCCGCCTGGATTCCGCCCGTGTTCGGCACGGCGATCTACGTGTACGGCGGCCGGCCGTTTCTCACGGGCGGCCTCAACGAACTGAGGACCCGCAAACCGGGCATGATGCTGCTGATCGCCATGGCCATCAGCGTCGCATTCGTCGCCTCCTGGGTGACCAGCCTGGGCCTCGGCGGCTTCAACCTCGACTTCTGGTGGGAGCTGGCACTGCTGGTACCCATCATGCTGCTGGGCCACTGGATCGAGATGCGCGCCCTCGGCTCTGCCCAAGGCGCACTGGATGCCCTGGCGGCGCTGCTGCCCGACGAGGCGGAACGGGTCACGGACGCCGGCATGGAGACTGTCAGCGTCTCCGAGCTCCGCGCCGGAGACACGATCCTGGTCCGACCCGGCGGCCGGATGCCGGCCGACGGTACGGTGAGCGATGGCCACGCCGAATTCGACGAATCGATGATCACCGGTGAATCGAAGACCGTCCTGCGAACACCCGGCGACCCTGTGGTGGCCGGTACGATCGCCACGGACAACTCCGTGCGGGTGCGGGTGTCGGCCATCGGCGAGGACACCGCCCTGGCCGGCATCCAGCGCCTTGTGGCCGAGGCGCAGGCGTCTTCCTCCCGGGCCCAGGCCCTCGCCGACAGGGCCGCGGCGTTCCTCTTCTACTTCGCCGCCGGCACCGGCGTCCTAACTTTCATCTTCTGGACTCTGATGGGCAGCGTCACCGACGCCGTCACCCGCACGGTGACCGTCCTGGTGATCGCCTGCCCCCACGCGCTCGGGCTTGCCATCCCGCTCGTCATTGCCATCTCCACCGAGCGGGCGGCCCGGGCGGGCGTCCTGATCAAAAACCGGATGGCGCTGGAGCGCATGCGGACTATCGACGTCGTGCTGTTCGACAAGACCGGGACCCTGACCAGGGGTGAGCCGGAACTCAGGGCGGTCGCCGCGGCCGCCGGCACGAGCATGGCCACGGAGGCCGGGCAGGACTCCGGGCAGAATACTGTTCTGGGGCTTGCCGCCGCCGTGGAGGCGGACAGCGAACATCCGGTGGCCCGCTCGATCGTCGCCGCCGCCCGGGGCCGGGGGCTGGAGATCCCGACGGCGGAGGGGTTCACCTCGCTGACCGGCCGCGGCGTGCGCGCCACGATCGATGGCCGCACTGTCCAGGTCGGCGGCCCGGCACTGCTCCGCGAGCTCGGTTTGCAGGAGCCGCAGGCTCTGGCCGTCGCCACCGGCGCGTGGCTGGAACGCGGCGCCGCTGTGCTCCACGTCGTGGACAGCGGCACCGTAGTGGGCGCGGTCAGCCTCGAGGATGCCGTGCGGCCCGAGTCCCGCCAGGCCGTCAGCGCCCTCCAGGCACGCGGCATCAAGGTGGCCATGATCACCGGCGACGCCCGGCAGGTGGCCCGGGCAGTAGCGGAAGAGCTCAAGATCGACGAGGTCTTCGCCGAGGTCCTCCCCGCCGACAAGGACAAGAAGGTTGCCGAACTGCAGCGCCGCGGACTGAAAGTGGCCATGGTGGGCGACGGCGTCAACGATTCCCCCGCGCTGGCACGGGCGGAGGTGGGGATCGCGATTGGCGGCGGCACGGATGTGGCAGTGGAGTCAGCCGGCGTGGTCCTGGCCGGCAACGATCCCCGGGCCGTGCTGTCGATGCTCGATCTGTCCAAGGCCAGCTACCGGAAGATGTGGCAAAATCTCGTGTGGGCCACCGGGTACAACGTCATCTCGGTGCCGCTGGCGGCCGGCGTCCTCGCCTTCGCGGGGATCGTCCTCTCCCCCGCCGCGGGCGCCGTGATGATGTCGGCGTCGACCATTGTTGTTGCACTGAATGCCCAACTGCTCCGCAGGCTCAAGCTCAACCCGGCCGCGGTCAGCTGA
- a CDS encoding multicopper oxidase family protein: MQPLSRRNALLLGGLGVAGTAVGAAGLAWTLTSRTPPVTGAALTHPAELRSAGGTLALELEAARGPMQLAGRPATALGYNGGSPGPTLRLRAGDVLRIRLRNRLAEPTNLHVHGLHVSPQGNGDNVFVAVEPGASFDYEYRLPADHPPGVYWYHPHHHGMVADQIFGGLFGAIVVEDADPLPAAMDRVLVVSDTDLDPAGNVRGVPPAERMAGREGGLVLVNGQSNPLISALPGQRERWRMVNACVARYLRLQLDGQSTQLLAIDSGRFQSPAPVHEVLLAPGNRADLLVTTVAGESVLRAAYYDRGSMPGMMGRGPAGGDTTGPRRGVALATLQVSGEPAAGPAALPSLPAPADLRRVTVAARRQFLLAAGMSPGAMGGAGAGMMAFTINGREFDAARTDTTVAAGSVEEWTVINTSPMDHPFHLHVWPMQLVSVNGDSPALPAWQDVVNVPANGRVTVRVAFKDFTGKSAYHCHILDHEDLGMMGVLEVR; the protein is encoded by the coding sequence GTGCAGCCCCTTAGCCGCCGCAACGCGCTCCTTCTTGGCGGCCTTGGCGTGGCCGGAACCGCGGTGGGCGCCGCGGGGCTCGCCTGGACGCTGACGTCCCGCACCCCGCCCGTCACGGGGGCCGCACTGACTCACCCGGCCGAGCTGCGCAGCGCCGGCGGCACCCTGGCGCTCGAGTTGGAGGCGGCCCGGGGCCCGATGCAACTCGCCGGCCGGCCGGCTACGGCTCTGGGCTACAACGGAGGCAGTCCCGGCCCCACGCTGCGCCTGCGCGCCGGCGACGTTCTCCGCATCCGGCTGCGGAACCGCCTGGCCGAACCCACCAACCTCCATGTGCACGGGCTCCACGTGTCACCGCAGGGAAACGGTGACAACGTGTTTGTCGCGGTGGAGCCCGGCGCCAGCTTTGACTACGAATACCGGCTGCCGGCGGACCACCCGCCCGGCGTCTACTGGTACCACCCCCACCATCACGGGATGGTCGCGGACCAGATCTTCGGCGGCCTCTTCGGCGCCATCGTGGTCGAGGATGCCGACCCCCTTCCGGCCGCCATGGATCGCGTACTGGTGGTGTCCGACACGGACCTGGACCCCGCCGGAAACGTCCGGGGCGTTCCGCCGGCGGAGCGCATGGCCGGCCGGGAAGGCGGCCTGGTACTCGTCAACGGCCAAAGCAACCCCCTGATCAGCGCCCTTCCCGGCCAGCGGGAAAGGTGGCGGATGGTCAACGCCTGCGTGGCCCGCTACCTCCGGCTGCAATTGGACGGGCAGAGCACGCAGCTGCTCGCGATCGACTCCGGGCGCTTCCAGTCCCCGGCACCTGTGCACGAGGTGCTCCTGGCCCCGGGGAACCGGGCAGACCTCCTGGTAACCACGGTAGCGGGCGAGTCAGTTCTCCGGGCCGCCTACTATGACCGCGGCAGCATGCCCGGGATGATGGGCCGGGGTCCCGCCGGCGGGGACACGACGGGCCCTCGCCGGGGCGTCGCCCTGGCGACCCTCCAGGTTTCGGGTGAACCCGCCGCCGGCCCGGCCGCGCTGCCATCCCTCCCGGCCCCTGCAGACCTGCGCCGGGTCACCGTCGCCGCGCGCCGGCAGTTTCTGCTGGCGGCCGGCATGAGCCCGGGCGCGATGGGCGGAGCCGGCGCCGGGATGATGGCTTTCACCATCAACGGGCGGGAATTCGACGCGGCCAGGACCGACACCACAGTGGCGGCCGGCAGTGTGGAGGAGTGGACTGTGATCAATACCAGTCCCATGGACCACCCGTTCCACCTGCACGTCTGGCCCATGCAGCTGGTCTCGGTCAATGGCGATAGCCCCGCTTTACCGGCTTGGCAGGACGTGGTCAATGTGCCGGCGAACGGACGGGTGACCGTCCGAGTCGCCTTCAAGGACTTCACCGGAAAGTCCGCTTACCACTGCCACATCCTGGACCACGAGGACCTTGGAATGATGGGCGTCCTCGAGGTCCGCTGA
- a CDS encoding SHOCT domain-containing protein — MMWGYGYEFGWMWLWGVFLLAGIVVLVILAIRLLTGGISHDGPGRGHLPGPGPQGQYPPPGQGTPAGSFPPPPPSSPNAPPISPPGRSQARMILDERFARGELTVEQYRENLKVLGEEP, encoded by the coding sequence ATGATGTGGGGTTACGGCTACGAGTTCGGCTGGATGTGGCTCTGGGGCGTGTTCCTGCTGGCCGGGATTGTGGTTCTGGTCATCCTGGCGATCCGGCTCCTGACCGGCGGCATCAGCCATGACGGCCCGGGCCGCGGCCATCTGCCCGGCCCGGGGCCTCAGGGGCAGTATCCGCCGCCCGGGCAGGGCACTCCTGCCGGCTCTTTCCCTCCTCCCCCGCCGTCTTCGCCGAATGCTCCGCCGATTTCTCCTCCCGGACGGTCCCAGGCCCGCATGATCCTTGACGAACGCTTTGCGCGGGGCGAGCTCACCGTCGAGCAGTACCGGGAGAATCTGAAGGTGCTCGGCGAGGAGCCCTAG
- the radA gene encoding DNA repair protein RadA produces MATKTSRGPKAPGYKCAECGWTTAKWVGRCGECQAWGSVEETGNAVARTTAATMVLEPARRIAEIDATTAAFLPTGVDELDRVLGGGLVPGAVILLAGEPGVGKSTLLLDVAAKFARTAQDVLYITGEESAAQVKLRADRIDAVAESLYLSAETDLGQALGQVEKLEPRLLIVDSVQTLSSADVEGSAGGVSQVREVAASLIAAAKRRNMTTLLVGHVTKDGSIAGPRLLEHLVDVVCQFEGERHSRLRLLRAVKNRYGPTDDVGCFDLNEDGITGLADPSGLFVSRTKEPVSGTCITVTLEGRRPLLAEVQALLAESASSQPRRATSGLDSSRVAMLLAVLQQRAGTLLNKDDSYVATVGGVKLSEPATDLAVALAVASAKARKPLPERLIAFGEVGLAGEVRPVPGINQRIQEAHRLGFTHAVVPASANGHGPVPAGFSVREVGHLTEALGLLIS; encoded by the coding sequence ATGGCTACGAAGACTTCCCGGGGGCCGAAGGCACCCGGCTATAAATGCGCGGAATGCGGCTGGACGACGGCCAAGTGGGTGGGCCGCTGCGGCGAGTGCCAGGCCTGGGGCAGTGTTGAGGAGACCGGCAACGCCGTAGCGCGGACGACGGCGGCCACCATGGTCCTCGAACCGGCCCGCCGGATCGCCGAGATCGATGCCACCACGGCGGCGTTCCTGCCCACCGGCGTGGACGAACTCGACCGCGTGCTCGGCGGCGGCCTGGTGCCCGGCGCCGTGATCCTCCTCGCCGGCGAGCCCGGGGTGGGCAAGTCCACGCTGCTGCTGGACGTCGCGGCCAAATTCGCCCGCACCGCGCAGGATGTCCTGTACATCACCGGCGAGGAATCCGCCGCCCAGGTCAAGCTCCGCGCGGACCGGATCGATGCCGTGGCCGAATCCCTGTACCTCTCGGCCGAAACGGACCTCGGGCAGGCGCTGGGGCAGGTCGAGAAGCTTGAACCGCGGCTGCTAATCGTGGACTCCGTCCAGACCCTGAGCAGCGCCGACGTCGAAGGCAGCGCCGGCGGGGTGTCCCAGGTGCGCGAGGTTGCGGCCTCCCTGATCGCCGCGGCCAAGCGCCGCAACATGACCACGCTGCTGGTGGGGCACGTGACCAAGGACGGCTCGATCGCCGGGCCCCGCCTGCTGGAACACCTCGTGGATGTCGTCTGCCAGTTCGAGGGCGAACGGCACTCGAGGCTTCGGCTGCTGCGCGCCGTCAAGAACCGCTACGGACCCACCGACGACGTCGGCTGCTTCGACTTGAATGAGGACGGCATCACCGGCCTCGCCGATCCCAGCGGGCTGTTCGTCTCCCGGACCAAGGAGCCGGTCTCCGGAACCTGCATCACAGTCACATTGGAGGGCCGCCGGCCGCTGCTTGCCGAGGTCCAGGCGCTGCTCGCCGAGAGCGCCAGCTCGCAGCCCCGCCGGGCCACGAGCGGGCTGGACAGTTCGCGGGTGGCGATGCTGCTGGCTGTCCTGCAGCAGCGCGCCGGCACCCTGCTGAACAAGGACGACTCCTATGTGGCAACGGTCGGCGGGGTCAAGCTCAGCGAACCGGCCACGGACCTGGCTGTGGCCCTGGCCGTTGCTTCCGCGAAGGCGAGGAAACCGCTCCCGGAGCGGCTGATCGCCTTCGGCGAGGTGGGCCTGGCGGGTGAAGTCCGTCCGGTGCCCGGCATCAACCAGCGCATCCAGGAGGCGCACCGGCTCGGCTTCACCCACGCCGTGGTCCCGGCCAGCGCCAACGGGCACGGCCCGGTTCCGGCAGGCTTCTCCGTCCGGGAGGTCGGCCACCTGACTGAGGCATTAGGGCTGCTCATCAGCTGA
- a CDS encoding FUSC family protein: protein MASATGLSASARFLRGRVRTGFVRSRNSLVPAVQMTACAVSAYAFAEYVLGHSGPLFAATSSLIALGFSRDPRLRRVIEVGLGCTIGIVVGDLLLHWLGSGIWQAAVVLLFSILLARFLDSGTIFTTQLGLQSVLVVLLPAPAGGPFTRSIDAVVGGVFALLVTILVPKDPRREPRNDVKKLLHELAEVLRECASALSYSDSTQAWHALIRGRNCQPLVDAMRQSLRSSGEVATLAPAYRRHRDELDQMEQSLDYIDLALRNSRVFARRLTSAINHAALSDEATQNIAEVLQETAAAVDELSLGLAEVHDGARRAHLRTARSELREIAGRLHPRMLDVHRLEGETVVMLFRPLMVDLLEAAGVDSGEARDILPPL, encoded by the coding sequence ATGGCCTCCGCGACTGGACTTTCCGCAAGCGCACGATTCCTGCGCGGCCGCGTGCGCACCGGGTTTGTCCGGAGCCGGAACTCCCTGGTCCCGGCCGTCCAGATGACGGCTTGCGCCGTGAGCGCCTACGCGTTCGCCGAATATGTCCTGGGGCATTCCGGGCCGTTGTTTGCCGCCACGTCCTCGCTGATTGCCCTCGGCTTTTCCCGCGACCCCAGGTTGCGGCGCGTCATCGAGGTGGGCCTGGGCTGCACGATCGGAATCGTGGTCGGGGACCTCCTGCTGCACTGGCTGGGCTCCGGGATCTGGCAGGCCGCCGTCGTTCTCTTGTTTTCCATCCTGCTGGCCCGGTTCCTGGACAGCGGGACCATCTTCACCACCCAGCTGGGCCTGCAATCGGTGCTCGTGGTGCTCCTGCCCGCGCCGGCCGGCGGGCCGTTCACGCGCAGCATCGACGCCGTGGTGGGCGGGGTGTTCGCGCTCCTGGTGACCATCCTGGTGCCCAAGGACCCCCGCCGCGAACCCCGCAACGACGTCAAGAAGCTCCTCCACGAGCTCGCCGAAGTGCTGCGGGAATGCGCCTCGGCGCTGAGCTACAGCGATTCCACCCAGGCATGGCATGCGCTCATCCGCGGGCGGAACTGCCAGCCCCTCGTCGACGCCATGCGCCAGTCCCTGCGTTCCTCCGGCGAGGTGGCCACCCTGGCCCCCGCCTACCGGCGCCACCGGGATGAGCTGGACCAGATGGAGCAGTCGCTGGACTATATCGACCTCGCGCTGCGTAACAGCCGGGTCTTCGCCCGCCGCCTGACCAGCGCCATCAACCATGCAGCGCTCTCGGACGAGGCCACCCAGAACATCGCCGAGGTCCTGCAGGAGACCGCCGCGGCCGTCGACGAGCTCTCGCTGGGCCTGGCGGAGGTGCACGACGGCGCGCGCCGCGCCCACCTGCGGACCGCCCGTTCCGAGCTGCGGGAGATCGCCGGCCGCCTGCATCCCCGGATGCTCGACGTCCACCGGCTTGAGGGCGAAACGGTGGTCATGCTGTTCCGCCCGCTGATGGTGGACCTGCTCGAGGCCGCCGGCGTGGACTCCGGGGAAGCCCGGGACATCCTTCCCCCTCTCTAG